The nucleotide window CTTGCTTTCTAAATAAAGAAGATATTTGATTGGACAGGACTTAATTTCTTACATTAGAGacctggtttttaaaaatatgacatAAGATGAAATTtcagggtttttaaaaatatgcagtaAATATGGTACTTTGTAGAACCATATGTGTGGGAATGTTGAAGAGTTCTTGCTACGACAGTTTTGAAGCTTTGTCTTCATCTGATCTAATGCCACCAGGCAGGCTGGTATTTTACTCCATATAGAACTATATGGAAGACTTGTTCAGTTTGTTCGATgtcgccctgattttttaagattttctaagccttctgatgtggACATTCTTGTagagaactttctcacacactttctgtaaataacacatttatttgatagactgttggtttgtccagtgtcattggagaggtggcactgtcaccctccaatccactgtcacttttggaaaactataaatgtttaAGTCAGGAAATAAACTTCCCCTTTTTGCTCTTCCCCTTGAGAGCAGCGGTGTGCTCCTGAGATCACCTGTGTTCTTTCGTGTCCCATAGCGACAGTTCCCCATTCTGCTAAATATACAGTTTTAACTATTAAAACTATAACACATAAACAATAACAGAAATCCTATCCTATcgccattttttttctttttataatgaAACTTGAAGCTTACTGTCAAACTAAACACCCTTCCTACTTTTGAATGGGTATTGGTGGTCCAGTACTGATCACACTTAAAGTAAAAAgtttttgaaaattattcaaAGCCTGTACATTTATGTATGGCATTCTGTGTGCagtggtttggttggtttgtttatGAAACTCTTATTCAGAATTTAGTTGCTGATTAATACCTTTCATATTTTAGGTACGATGTCATGCATTTTTGTGCTGTACCATCTGCTACTGTAGTGGCAGTTGGAAGAGTTAATTAACCTTTTGTGAAAAACGCTGTTATGGCCCGTTAATTTAAGTCTTCCATGGTAATTTTTTAATTAGGGGAAATAATTGTGGCTGATTCACATTTGTAAAATTCTGCTTCAGCTACAATAGAGggtattttgattttatttcttgtttttctagAATATTGAGTGGTTTTCCATCGACAAATTACCATGCCACAGAAATGACATGACCCCAAAGTCCAAGCTGGGTTTGGCACCTAACAAATTTTTTATGGCAATTCCCTTCATCAGGTATGTTTGAGATGAGGCAAATGCTAGGCCAGGGTCTTTCAGACAACTTTAAATTCTTTAGATTTGTTTTGGTAAGTAGATCTTGTTGTACTACTCCTTGCTCACAGGCCATTGAGGGAATGGATTTCCCGAAGGAATGGAGATTCCTCAGACAGTGACAATGGTTTTTCATCTGCAGGGAGCACACCCTCTAAGCCCAACTTGGAAAAAGCTAGGTAAGAACCAGGTCAGTTTAACATCTCTATATTCTTTCTTACAAAACACTGGTCGTACAAATATAACACTATTATACAATGACTATTATATACAATACTGcttgtccttttctctttctccaagGATTTGTGTTCCAGTAACAgataaataacagaaaaattaacATAGACGTATATCATAGACTTGTAAGTAAGGTGAGAAGTTAATTAATGTGTTGATACACAGGTGTCAGAACTGAGATTATTTCTTCGGTCTTgtttatggaaataaaaaaaaaaaccccagaagctCAAGCAAGTAGATAACTTCCAGTGCTTCAAGTTCAATATTTTTGGCACTTCTGCTCAGGAAAAGTAGGACTCTCCAAAGCAGGACTGTAAAGTAGTCTAAGAAGTGCTAGATAAAACCTGTGGGAATCAGTAGGGGAACATGTCCTGCTGGCTTTAGATTCAGCTGAGTGAAAAGTGGTAGAGCAAATATTGAAACCTGTACTCCCTATGAGAGGTCTTCAGTAATTTGAGCCAGGGCAACACCAATGCTGAGAACAGGACAAATGTTAATGTGGGCTTGGCCTCTTGTCTGTGGAGAATGCAAATGGCTGTGGGCATTATTAGAGTTTCCATACTAGGTTACTTTAGATTGTCTTCCAGATTGTTCTCAGAAAGCAGAAACTTTTTTCATATTTGTCTTCTGCTCTCAGTAGATTTGAAGTTGTGTTGTAAACtgtctttgttttcctgtaCTAGATCCAAACTTCGCTGTAGTCAACAGGTGTTTACAGATGGCTTTTCAGGAGAGCACTTGGTGAAGCCAAAGCAGCCACAGAAGCCATATAATCATCCTGAGGTGTCTGAAGGTTCGAAAGTAAAGGTAGGTTGCTTGTTAGGCAATCATATGCATCTGGACTATTTAAAACAGATGTCTTTGTTCATACGGGTTTCCTCTCTAGGACAAAACCAGTGAATTTCATCTCCAGAGaatgtaaaaatagaaacatgGGAGCGGGGAAttcttgggaattttttggtttATCTCACACTATAAGTGGTGGGATCAGGTAGCAATTGTGTTGTTTCATGTACAGATAGTAATTAGTACTTGCCgttttgctggtatctctagTATATCTGCATCAGTGCATGGATATTCACTGAACTGAATTAATTGTGTAATAATTCTGTCATATTCAATGCAAGAGAGAATGAGTAACAGTTGATGGCCCTGTAGCTTGAGTGTATGCTTGGTTAGTTACAGTGGgcttcagtttttctgaaaaaaaagaaacaaaacctgttTACATGTTTTGAAGTTACTTGGAGGGAAGTTTTAGTTACTAAGTAGGAAATGTCAATGCAATGATGTCCAATTCTGCCATTTAAACTCTTCCCTCTACTTGTTTTGGACTTAGCAGCAGAGTCAGAGCCTGAGGAGCAATGGCAGAAAGCAAAATCAAGACACTTCCAGCCAAAAGAAGCGAACAAATGGACTGCACAGTCAACCAGTTAAGCAAAACCATACCTTGGTAAGAAACATGCAGTGTCTCTGTCAGTAATAGGTTCTAGTAATGCTTAACAAATGTCCAGGACAGTGTCCTGCTGAAACAAAGTAGAGTGCCTATCTATCAAGACTATGTTTGGTTAGAGTATTTGATCCAAGCTTGTAGATGTATAACCTTTCTTACCTTGTATGCATATACACCTATAAGCAAGCGTACTCAATttcaaattttgcattttagaAGTAATTTTAGCTGTCGAAAATTTGTCAGCTGTTTCAGTACACGATCCTGCAGCTTTCCAGGTTCCTGTCATGTGAAAGCCTTCTGTGGTGTCTAGTAATAACTCAGTGTAGTACACATCTTATTTATTCATGTGTGATGGTCTTACTGTAAGCATATGGTTTTGTTATGCAACACTTAGAAAGTGGTGATGTAAATACTTattatttcccttctctccagcAAAAAATGTTGAGACACAGACTTGGCTTGGATGCCAGAATCTCATATAGTTTTTCGATCATACAGTAGAGCTGGTTACAGCCATTAGTAAATTTCAGTATCACACTGTTTGTGTTTTACTTTCCCTTGCAGTTACTAATTGTGTTTGTCCAGTTCTCAGGGGGATTTGACTTACTGGGCTGTACTCTCTCTTATAGTAGAGTGTGCTTTTGATTCCCTGTTTTTTATGGCTCTTCAGTATACTTGGTTGACTCTTGTGCAGCAGGGAGCCCCCAGTTCTGCATGCAGCTCAGCTGGCTTGTCTAGGCTTGAGTTTTTCTTGTTTACAGGCTTTAAACTAGATTCTTCCCATTCTGGCTTGTGGTTATTGCCTTCTTTCTCTTATTTGTGTAAACATACAGAAACCATAAACTTGTCCTAAAATCCTCACTGCAGCAAGAAATGATTAGTTATGTTTGAGTCTGAGTGTAGAAGAGTGAATTGACTGCCCAGAAATTTAGATGGATAGGAGGAAACTGTAATGGTAATCTGTAAGATCATGGAGATAACTGTTAATGCTCCACAGTTACTTTGCTGGCTTTTCACAAgcttttctaaatatttctctttttctgtttcacttGTGTTTTTATGATGGTCAGTCTTCTgaagtttaaatattttgtgtcCAGTGATAATTTTCTGATGTAATTTAAAGGCCGGGAAACTCCTAATTTGCAGAGAGTgcaaaaagcaatatttttttgtaCCTGTGTACTTACAGAGCAATACCTGGGGCTAAAAAATTCCTCCCTGGAGAGTTTTGAGTTTGTGTCTTTAAAGCTTAATTTAATTGGCAGTAGCAGCATGTTTGCAAATACATTCCTCTTGCATCTTTTGGGACAAGCTCATTGAAGAGTGGGTTTATGCATGCACAATGTTTATTACATACCATCATATGCAAGACCCTTATGTCTTAAAACAGTtagaaaatattcagaattgTCCCCCAAAAGtctttattttagaaatgttttagTGACTGTTAAAAGGTTGCATGATTCTGAAAGACTTGTGGATTTAAAGCATGTTTGCTACATCAAGTAATGTGACAGAATTAATGCTGAGTTAGAGGTAAAATAATTCAGATGTGAGGTGTGTCAAAGCAAACCAGCACGCCTGTTAGATGATACTTAAATATAATGCCATTTCTTTATCAAAATGTGTAATGTATGGTCATTCTCTTCaccagaaatgtgaaaaaaggcTTAATCCAAGAAGACTTCAAGATAACTTTGAAACAGGCAAGTGCAGTCAGAATTTTCATCCACTGTCCTGTGCTACAGGCTGAAGGCACCTGATTAATGATGGTTGAGGGCTTTTCCTCATGCCAGCCTTCCAAATCTTATAAAGCCATGTTTTTCCAAGGTACtctgaggttttgtttgtttttaaatgaaaaagataCTGTTTCATGTTGGTCTTGCAATTCTTCTCTTTAATTGTTAAGACTGACTGATAGACCAGGTGGCTGAATGAAAAAGTAACTAAAAGCTAGTTTAGGAAAATAGCATCTGAGTCAACACATTGCTGGTAATTGAGTGTGTTTTAAAGCTTTCTGTCCTGCTAGTAATAAGCTGCAGCACAGTGCACACAGCTTTTACTTACTGCTCAGGAAACAgtgccattttttttctccttgttacGAAATGGCTATTGAGAAATGAAACAGTAATATATGtgtaaaatatatgtatatgtatgtggCTATTGAAAGTGTTTCCAGATTGTAGTGAATTTCAAGATTTATTCTAGCCTCTAGACAGCTTGTAAATGTGGCTGGTTTGAGTTACCTTCTTCTGCTTATGAACAAACACACAGGTTTTgttataaatattaatttaatatatttttgagGTATGGCTTTGTGTTGTTATAGATACTTTTATTGGCAACTGCTCATTCAAAATTTgtttcatacttttttttctttttaagcagaAGCAGCATACGAGATGTGTTGCTCCAGCGAAGACGCGCTGCCAGAACATGTAGATGGACATTCTGTGGCATGCAATGGCCATTACAAATTTGTTTTCTCATCAAGAGCTTTCTTGAGTTTCAAGTTTGACCATGATGCCATAATGAAAAGTTTTGACCTCTGACAGCAAACTTATTGAGAATTGCCTGTTGGAATTGAGGGGGTTTCTTATCCAGCCTTACTCTTTCTcaggagttttttttttgtttggtgtttttttttgttttttttttttttttttttggttgttgttgtttgtttgtttctaaatGCAATGCAGGGACTGACTGCTGGTTTGGAAGGGTTTGTTCTCTTTGCAGTATGGGAGTGGCATAGTCAAGTGTTGCACTTTAAATGCAGTCTAGCCTTTGTCCACAAAAGTACCTTTCCAATGTTCAGTTCACTTGTTCCTAGCTGTGCATTAGAGGGCATTCTTTTtacttgtgtttttttttttttttttgtggtttaaaatttttttttattgtaactTGCTGTGTGTTTTGTAGAATGtcattgacttttttttaactgttggAGTATACCAGCTTGCTAACCTTTTAACTGTTCTGATGTAAATTATTGGACTTGTTTGTCATTATTTTGTAGAACATTGCAATATTATGCAGTGGCAATGAAACTAATTCTCAGAGGACAACTCTGTCCTAGTGATTTTGAAACCAAGTTGCACATTTCAAACCTAGTCTCAGCCTGTCATCCTTTCTCTGTACTGATTGTTTGTCCCAATTACCGTCCCTCCTTCACACTGATAGTTTTCGTTGGCTGGCAATCACTGGTACTTGAGTCACATCTATAGCATGTTGACTTTTTGTACTTACTCTTCCCTGGTCTTCGATCATGACACTCAAACTGGGTAAAACTCAGCCCTTCAAAGTGTCTAACTTAGCTCTTGtgcactgcccacagctgcaTAAGAAGTTacaaagcagctgcttgtgAAAAAAGAGAAGCTTAAATTTGTCTGTGAGAGGTAACTTGTGTAGAATTTATACTGAATGTAAATAAGCCTCTGTAGATCTTGCTGAGGAGGAAGGCAGGTGCATGGGTAATAGAGGCATTGTGTGACACTGAACAGCTTAATCAGGCTTCCAATAACTATTCCAAGGGTGTTCAGTATTGTATCCTGTGCTGTTGTCCTCAGATCTCTTGTGTAGTGTATCTGCTGTGTATATATCCGGTAGTATTGAATTGCACTTGCAGTTAGCATTTAAATGATCTAGCCTCAGTCATTTTCAGCTACAGTGCTTTCTTAGCAAAACATGAAAgatggggtggggatggaggggaggaacaaaaaaacctgtaagAGCTGGGGTGATGAGCTGTTACATCACCTGCAGGTCAGTGGGTTTTGAGCATCTCTGTTGCAGTGGAGAGAAAtgcactgaaataatttgtCACAGCAGCTTGTGATAGCAAGCATGTCCCagatttaaaaatgaatttttctctAGAATAGAGGTAGTCGATAATTTGATAGGTTGAATGAACTACACCCTTGTAGTGTATCTACATGCACTGAGTTTTTATGCAACTCATATATGTcatccaaaaccaaaatcctgGTCTTCCTTCAACCACCCTACTTCATGTACCCTACCTAgtgttttcttcagaaatagCTTTAGAACTTTCTCCTGGTTTATTCACCTGCCTGGCATCAGGTGATTTGGAACTCTAATGCTGTAATAATTTTGGCCATGGGAGTGTTCAACTTCTGTATCAGTCAACAGGAGAAATGGACTACAGCATTTCCTCCTTCTGGAGGACAAGGGTTCTGAGGGCCTTGTTTTTCAAGACCAAATTGTGAAATAGCTCAATCTAGCTTtgactcacttttttttttcttttttttttttttttttttgttttgtcttgttttgttttgtttttgttttttctttaacgTATCCAAAGGCCATACAATGACAAAGAAGAGTAATTGAGAGGGTAGGATAATGCTGGAGGAGGTTACGTTATTCAGCTTCAGGTGAAAACTAATCTTTAGTTACTTCTTTGTGCTATTTTAGTTGATTTCCCAGCAAAAGTGCCTTTACTCATGGTGAGGCAGAAGTTTGTATCATATCCTGAGGCTGCTACTGCCTGTGGAGCTAATAGGATTCTCCTAAGGCATAATTAAATAACGGGCTGTGGAAATCTTTTTATAAATAAGTTGACTTTTCAGATAAATTAGTTATAGATAGTGCTCTGTGAAATAATGGGGATGTTGATGAAACAGTGAACTTGGAGCATCTGTCATCTGTTTGGGAAGTCCTGTCCCAGGCAAGAGGAAGTCTTTAGAACAATGGAAGCATGTCCTGTGAATAGGAGATGCTGGCTGCCCTCTGTTTACtgtgtaattttttcttcttagtgAAAGGTTGGTTTAGTATAAGAGACATTGGTTGCTTCATTAAGCAACCCATAGTGAAGCTTATACATGTGTCATTCATTTTAGTAAACCTAGCCTTAATGTGAGTTGCAAATAAATGTGATAAATATGCAATAACTTACTTCTTTGTATAAGGGTACAGTTTCCTGTAGTAGCAttgctttctgctttcttaGTAAGGTTTATCCTAAAACTATGTAAATGTGGTGGCATGTGATCCACTTGGTGGCCTCCAACATGCCCTGCGCCGTGAACATTTTGTTTACTGTTGTTTATGTTCTTATTTCACCATCCCTTTATAATTGTATTTCTAAGTTTAGAAGTACTGTTTACATTATCTTCCATAAAACAGTGAAGAAATAGCAAGTGAGATATGGGCTTCAGTTCTGTGAGTTTTTACTTTACAGGAGCTAGACACGGGGAAATAGGAACTGCTTGTCCGACTCGAGAGCTGGTGTTGAGATActtgaaaaacaaacactgtCAGTTTGAGAATGCTGCCATGTCAGGGGTTATTCAGATAATGAACGGTCAGTCGGTGTTCTTGGAATCAACCAGCAGAGTAAGCAAATATTTAGCAAAAAACCCTACAGCTGTGTAGTGCTAGGAGTCTGGTAGTAGTGTGCAGTTTTTAGTACTGCATCAACTCCCTGCTTTAGCATGAGGTTTTTAGCATGTCTTCTCAAAATGCTTCTGTACTTTGACCTTGGACTGAAGAGTGGCCTGCCCAGTTAGTTAAGTGACTGAAGTGCTGCTGACTTCAGCTCCTTGATGTACATCAATCATCCAGCTTTTGAAAGTAACTGTGTCTTGCATAGTTTGAAGTCTGGCAACAGTGGttctgggaaggagagggggaaatAGCTTTATTTATTGCACAATCAGAGTATTATTTTTTAACACAATGTAAATTCTTTAGACCAAACATGCATAAATGGTTTCTAATGAAATTTTGGGCCTAATCACTGTTCCAGGCTTCTGTGCTGTGCTTCAACGTTCCTGAACTAATTTGGTGATTTGAGAACAATACTTAAGTGATTTTCTTTCACCTACCTGAGGCAGTTACAGATGTAACAGTTCCTTTTAAAACCAGGCAGGCTTCGGGTCTGGCTACTTCTAACATACTTGCTCTCAGATTGCAATTTCAGATAAGAACGCAGTTCTTCCAACCTTTACTTAATGTGGTCATTTGCTTTTGCACTCATGCCATTATGGTGTGAAGAGCAAAGAGTCTACATTAAGAATCCAAACTCCAATATGCTGTGGTGCaggacagcactgctgctccgGGGGTAACTGGCTGCCCAGTTGTGGGGTCAGTGGGCTGCTTAATCCTCAGATACTTGGGGTTTTGTTACAAATTCTGAGCAACAGGTTTCTTTTCCAGAGGTAAAGCCAGGTGCCTTCATGTTTGAAGTTAGGAGGTTATATTCTAAATGTGTTA belongs to Haemorhous mexicanus isolate bHaeMex1 chromosome Z, bHaeMex1.pri, whole genome shotgun sequence and includes:
- the DCP2 gene encoding m7GpppN-mRNA hydrolase isoform X1 translates to METKRAEIPSSVLDDLCSRFILHIPSEERDNAIRVCFQIELAHWFYLDFYMQNTPGLPQCGIRDFAKAVFNHCPFLLPQGEDVQKVLDEWKEYKMGVPTYGAIILDETLENVLLVQGYLAKSGWGFPKGKVNKEEAPHDCAAREVFEETGFDIKDYICKEDYIELRINDHLARLYIIPGVPKNTKFNPKTRREIRNIEWFSIDKLPCHRNDMTPKSKLGLAPNKFFMAIPFIRPLREWISRRNGDSSDSDNGFSSAGSTPSKPNLEKARSKLRCSQQVFTDGFSGEHLVKPKQPQKPYNHPEVSEGSKVKQQSQSLRSNGRKQNQDTSSQKKRTNGLHSQPVKQNHTLKCEKRLNPRRLQDNFETEAAYEMCCSSEDALPEHVDGHSVACNGHYKFVFSSRAFLSFKFDHDAIMKSFDL
- the DCP2 gene encoding m7GpppN-mRNA hydrolase isoform X2 — encoded protein: METKRAEIPSSVLDDLCSRFILHIPSEERDNAIRVCFQIELAHWFYLDFYMQNTPGLPQCGIRDFAKAVFNHCPFLLPQGEDVQKVLDEWKEYKMGVPTYGAIILDETLENVLLVQGYLAKSGWGFPKGKVNKEEAPHDCAAREVFEETGFDIKDYICKEDYIELRINDHLARLYIIPGVPKNTKFNPKTRREIRNIEWFSIDKLPCHRNDMTPKSKLGLAPNKFFMAIPFIRPLREWISRRNGDSSDSDNGFSSAGSTPSKPNLEKARSKLRCSQQVFTDGFSGEHLVKPKQPQKPYNHPEVSEGSKVKQSQSLRSNGRKQNQDTSSQKKRTNGLHSQPVKQNHTLKCEKRLNPRRLQDNFETEAAYEMCCSSEDALPEHVDGHSVACNGHYKFVFSSRAFLSFKFDHDAIMKSFDL